In the Bremerella alba genome, one interval contains:
- a CDS encoding sigma-54-dependent transcriptional regulator, giving the protein MTTQNYLGTKRERRVLVIDDDPNVATVVSTALSQEDIRVQHAETGTTGLQQLVQFRPDVLILDHLLPDGEGLQILGRINRIDARLPVLFVTARNSSDLAIEAMRQGAFDFLAKPLQLEKVFEKTQQALESRRLMLMPVQLPSQVDPMIDGADHLIGQCPEMQEVYKAIGRAAAHDVPVLIEGEIGTGKELVARAIYQHGRRKDRPFVKVVCSDFNAEWLESELFGHEASVLAGSTERRIGKIEQCHGGTVLLEEVSAIPQALQSKLVRFIQDKTFERVGGHDPVQVNTTLLFTSSRNAERLTAEGVIRHDLFYLLSAFLIRIPPLRERGADLPKLVDHFVGQFCRVERIAQSGAVRTSPEALRLLSDYPWPGNVAELRSVLRRALIESRGTVIAGDYLRNALRDMHRKDDSLETKMLSSHVCDWEDFIMEKMEAGSNDLYADSVMEMERHVLTIILRKTSGNQAKAARMLGITRTSLRKKIHYLGLAIEEFVSTV; this is encoded by the coding sequence TTGACAACGCAAAATTATCTCGGGACGAAACGTGAACGCCGCGTCTTGGTGATTGATGACGATCCCAACGTAGCGACAGTAGTTAGCACGGCGTTGAGCCAGGAAGATATTCGTGTCCAGCATGCGGAAACAGGGACTACCGGGCTGCAACAGCTTGTGCAGTTTCGGCCTGACGTGCTCATTCTCGACCATTTGCTTCCCGACGGAGAAGGTCTGCAGATCCTTGGACGGATCAATCGAATCGATGCCAGACTGCCGGTTCTTTTTGTCACGGCACGCAATTCGAGCGATTTGGCCATCGAGGCCATGAGGCAAGGCGCATTCGACTTCCTTGCTAAACCGCTGCAACTCGAAAAGGTGTTTGAAAAGACCCAGCAGGCACTCGAGAGCCGCCGATTAATGTTGATGCCGGTGCAACTGCCATCGCAGGTCGATCCGATGATCGACGGCGCAGATCATCTGATTGGTCAGTGCCCGGAAATGCAGGAAGTTTACAAAGCCATCGGGCGAGCTGCGGCGCACGATGTCCCCGTACTAATTGAAGGGGAGATTGGAACCGGGAAAGAACTGGTGGCACGAGCGATTTACCAGCATGGGCGACGCAAAGATCGTCCCTTTGTGAAAGTCGTTTGCAGCGACTTCAACGCCGAGTGGCTGGAAAGCGAGCTGTTCGGGCACGAGGCCAGTGTGTTGGCCGGATCCACCGAACGCCGTATCGGCAAGATTGAACAATGCCATGGCGGGACCGTCTTGCTGGAAGAGGTCTCTGCGATTCCGCAGGCGCTACAAAGCAAGCTGGTACGGTTTATCCAAGACAAGACCTTCGAGCGGGTTGGCGGCCACGATCCGGTTCAGGTGAATACAACGCTCCTCTTCACTTCCAGCAGAAATGCCGAACGACTTACGGCCGAAGGGGTGATCCGACATGACTTGTTCTACCTGCTCAGCGCCTTCTTGATTCGCATTCCACCACTTCGCGAACGTGGTGCCGACTTGCCTAAGTTAGTAGATCATTTCGTAGGGCAGTTTTGTCGTGTAGAACGAATTGCCCAGTCTGGGGCGGTCCGCACATCTCCGGAAGCCTTGAGATTGTTGTCTGATTACCCTTGGCCAGGCAATGTTGCAGAACTTCGCAGCGTACTTCGCCGAGCACTGATCGAATCGCGGGGAACCGTAATTGCGGGCGATTATCTGCGGAATGCCTTGCGAGATATGCACCGAAAAGACGACAGTTTAGAAACAAAGATGCTTTCTTCTCATGTATGTGACTGGGAGGATTTCATCATGGAGAAGATGGAGGCCGGGTCAAACGACCTCTATGCCGATTCGGTCATGGAGATGGAACGTCACGTCCTGACCATTATTCTTCGGAAGACATCTGGTAATCAGGCCAAGGCTGCCCGTATGCTGGGTATAACACGTACTAGTCTCCGTAAGAAGATCCACTACCTTGGGCTGGCGATCGAAGAGTTCGTGAGCACGGTTTAA
- a CDS encoding alginate export family protein has product MTHSMTSWLAALAVCLGGATPLALQAQEFVPPQSALLENAPVTRLADEPVSPSDMILAVPTTTSTSNVEYAESATMETSGEACCDPKKVAELNKKAASAYKPLYFDNDFTYLCDPCYDGCLLGEDLKRMCVGDCGVLDIGGEYRARYHHEQNMKPYLNGVDDDFLLHRLRLYANYEVTENLRVYAEMLHGVSEFESAPPRPIDENYWEMNNFFIDGKLWDTCDGAWYGRVGRQELLYGSQRLVSPLDWSNIRRRFDGFKAYYRSDALDIDGFLTRPLKKDLHDWDSENQDQSFYGLWTTYKKSELGTVDLYWLGYENNAAPFRYQTFGSRVNGEKHSIIYDLEGGYQTGEYQGANHNAGFFTIGFGHQFQEMGWKPKVMVYYDWASGDAIPSNGFNQLFPLGHAYLGWMDLFARNNIEDFNVQLTAKPCDAWTLIAWYHLFNRQDSDDVPYTVTNNPYPNTTPDGSRYLGQEIDFLAKCQLTPRSDIIFGYSHFFTGTYFQDQNALNPAVYDGDADFFWTQYSLRF; this is encoded by the coding sequence ATGACCCATTCCATGACCTCATGGCTGGCTGCCCTGGCAGTTTGTCTTGGTGGGGCTACACCATTAGCGCTTCAAGCGCAAGAGTTTGTACCGCCGCAATCGGCGCTTCTTGAGAATGCTCCGGTGACGCGTCTCGCTGACGAGCCAGTTTCGCCTTCGGACATGATTCTGGCGGTACCGACTACCACGAGCACTTCTAACGTCGAGTATGCCGAATCGGCAACGATGGAAACCTCAGGCGAAGCCTGTTGCGACCCCAAGAAGGTTGCCGAGTTAAACAAGAAGGCGGCAAGTGCCTACAAACCGCTTTATTTTGACAACGACTTCACCTATCTGTGCGATCCTTGCTACGACGGTTGCCTGCTGGGCGAAGACCTAAAGCGGATGTGCGTGGGCGATTGCGGCGTTCTCGATATTGGCGGTGAATATCGTGCGCGATACCATCACGAACAAAACATGAAGCCGTATCTCAACGGCGTTGATGACGACTTTTTGCTGCATCGTTTGCGTTTGTATGCGAATTACGAAGTCACGGAAAACCTACGCGTTTATGCGGAAATGCTGCATGGCGTCAGTGAATTCGAGTCGGCTCCACCGCGTCCGATTGATGAAAACTATTGGGAAATGAACAACTTCTTTATTGATGGGAAGTTGTGGGACACCTGTGACGGAGCCTGGTATGGCCGCGTTGGTCGACAGGAATTGCTGTACGGCAGCCAGCGACTCGTTTCGCCTTTGGACTGGTCGAACATTCGTCGCCGTTTCGACGGTTTCAAGGCCTACTACCGTAGCGATGCTTTAGATATCGACGGTTTCCTGACTCGTCCGCTGAAGAAAGACTTGCACGACTGGGACTCGGAAAACCAGGACCAATCGTTCTACGGCCTATGGACGACCTACAAAAAGAGTGAACTTGGTACGGTCGATCTGTACTGGTTGGGATACGAAAACAACGCTGCTCCGTTTCGTTATCAAACCTTTGGTAGCCGGGTCAATGGCGAGAAGCACTCAATCATTTACGACCTGGAAGGTGGCTACCAAACGGGCGAATACCAGGGTGCCAACCACAATGCTGGGTTCTTCACCATCGGGTTTGGTCATCAGTTTCAGGAAATGGGCTGGAAGCCTAAAGTCATGGTCTATTACGACTGGGCATCCGGCGACGCGATCCCAAGCAACGGCTTCAATCAATTGTTCCCACTGGGGCACGCTTACTTGGGCTGGATGGACTTGTTTGCCCGGAACAATATCGAAGATTTCAATGTTCAGTTGACGGCCAAGCCTTGTGATGCGTGGACATTGATTGCCTGGTACCATCTCTTCAATCGACAAGATTCGGATGACGTCCCTTACACGGTGACCAACAATCCGTATCCGAACACGACTCCTGATGGATCGCGTTACTTGGGTCAGGAAATTGACTTCCTAGCCAAGTGCCAACTGACGCCACGTTCGGACATTATCTTTGGTTACTCGCACTTCTTCACCGGCACCTACTTCCAGGATCAGAACGCCCTGAACCCGGCCGTGTATGATGGAGACGCTGACTTCTTCTGGACCCAGTACAGCCTGCGGTTTTAA